Within Halodesulfurarchaeum sp. HSR-GB, the genomic segment GACCTCGTTCACGAGCTCATTAATCTGGTCGAGGATGCGGCGATCGAGAAATCAGTCTTCGACTCGGATAAATGGACCAAGCGGGCCGAAAACCGGCTCATAACAAGTCGAAAAGCAGTCGCGACTACTGTCGAAGATATCCCCACCCCGGTCGAATTTGGCCTTTGGGATGCGATTTCCGGAATTATCTATGAGCGAGGGATATTCGACAGCGGAAAAACCGATATCCTACTCAATCATGATGACGACCGAATCAGGTTCCAGAACGAAGGAGTCCGACAAGTTGTCGAAAGCCTGCAACCCCGTCTTGAAGAATGGGTTTACGAAACTCGATCCAAACCCGACTCAAAAGATCGAACGGACGCAATAATCGATTTCTGGGAGAATGTACTGAAACCCATTTTCGATCAAGCAAACTCCCAGCAGCAGTCTTCCGGTCAGTCTGACGGCGAATCCGATGAAGGTGAAGAAAGCCGATCAGGGCCATCCCCACAAAGTCCGAACCAACCGTCAGTAAACGAGCAAGACCAGGAGAACGGGCAGGGATCAGACTCGGGTTCTGAAACGCCACAACAGGACCAGTCAAATGCCGATTCAGAAGAGACAGAACAAGGTGGCGAAAACAAGAACCCGGTTCCAGACGATCTGGGTACAGATGATATCGATCCTGATATCGATACGAGTGATTTCAACCCATCAATCGGTCGCGACGTAGGCGAAATGCCCAATGTGGGCGAAAACCAGCCAACTCCGACAAACGAAGAGGAAAATGATTCGAGTAACGAGGCCGATGGGTCTCAAACTGGTAAGGATACGAACGGCTCGTCACAAAATGAGCCAGAAGAAGCCGGTTCCGGAGATGAAAAGCAGGGAACAAATGACTCAGAAGGGGCCGATAACGCCAACTCGGGCGAAGACGTCGACGATCACACCCACAGCCCTGATTCAGATTCCAGTTCGGATAATGGAGCCACCGACCAAACGACTCTTGGCGCATTTGACCAATCCGGTGGCGACCCAGAAGACGAAACAGATGCTGGGGAAGAATCGAATCAAGAAGGCGGAGAAGACGTCGAAGATCAAGACGCGACACCCGGCCAAGAACTAGACGAGCAAGATACAACTCCCCACGAAGACGGGAAAGAAGATCCGGGCAGTGGCCATGATTCGGAACCAGCAGTACCGAATGAGCTCAACAATGACATCTCCGAAGAGATCGAGGACGAAACCTCGGCAGAAATGGACCAAGTAGGCCCCGATGCAGACCAGATCGACCAAGAACTCGATGAACTCGAAAGAGCCCTCTCCGAAAGTGCTGGCGAAGAAACTCTAGATCAACTCCGAGTCACAGACAACCGAGCTGACGAAATACCGCCCCATCTCTGGGAGGAAATCAAAGCCGAAGCCAAATTCGTCGGACGTACCCTTCGCAAGACGCTCGAGAAAAGCCGTAACGACTCGAGACGATCGGGCCTTACCAGCGGTCGTTTAGACCGCAGGCAACTCGGCAAGGTCGGCCTGGGTGATCCTCACGGGTTCTCTGTCGACCTGAGTGGCGACGATAAGAAGTACGATCTCGTCTTCGTCCTGGACGGTTCTGGATCTATGCGAGGAAGCAAGATGCAGACGGCGACCGAAGCGATTGCTCGGCTAACTGTCGCAGCCGAAGATATCGGCATCAACGTGGCAGTCACAGGGTTCCGGAATGGGGCCGCCGAGTTGATCAAACCGTTCAGCGTCGACTCGGATTTCGCACGAGACAAGCTCCTAAATTCGGAGACGGGTGGAGGCACCCCACTTGCACAGGCACTCTCCCTCGCACGAAACCTCCTCGAAACCGAAAGCCACCGGGGTCACAAGCCCATGATCGTAACCATGACGGACGGGATCCCCGCAGATGTTGACGCCGTTCGCGAAGAGCTACAGCAGACCCAAGCACCAGTCCAGAGTCTCACGATCGCGACCGACACGACAGCGAACAACCCACCTGATCGGGCTGACGAACTGACGGGATACTACGACGGCCACACCTACATCTTCGACCCAGACCGACTCGACGATCGCTTAGACGATTTGATCGCTCAATTTGCGGGCTATTAGGCTCACTCACCAACTCAAAGTCCAAGGTATGAAACGATATCCTGTTCGCGCCCATACAGCGTTTTTCGCTCAATAGAGACGATATCCCGCTCGATTAATTCCCCCATAGCTTCATCGACCGCTTGGGGTGGCCTATCAATTTCGCGGTCCACACGAGTAATCGGGACCTCACCCCGTTTCTGCAACAACGACACAATAGATGTCGCCAGCGGAGACGCCTCTTGCAATTCGGGCGGAAGTTCAGATTCATTGAATTCCACAGATGATGAGTTGTCTTGCTCGGGGATCACTAATTCGTAGGTTTTACGCCCGTTATGTGTTGTTTCTTTCCGATTTACAATTCCGGAATCTGCAAGCGATTTTGCTATGCGAGAGCCAGTCCGGCTCGAAGTGTCCAACTCTTTCCACAGTTCACTCTGATGGATGCCATCATTGTCTTGAATCAATTGGAGTGCCTCTTCTTCCGATTTGGAAAGGTCACCTTCAAATAATTCGGCTTGAAATCCAGACACCATAACAAGACACACTTCTTATTTCTACTATTATCAATTTGATGTTTTTGTCAGTCGTGATTCAAGTGACTGTCCATGTCTAGTGCTGATGATCCTAACCCATATCTCGATAACCCGGCTTCTGAACTCCCCCTCAACTTCCCCAAACCAAGCCTCTCGAGAAAGAACCCGCTATACGAGTACGATCCCACCATTCACGCACCTGAAATCGAGCCGATCGAGCACCGGATTCGATACGATTTCGCAAAAGCCGGCCTCACGATGAAAATGAGTCTCCTCGAAAGCTATTCCCCGTACAACAATGACTCGAGCAGCGAAGATCCGTGGGCCAATAGTGGAGATTTGAATCCCAAGCCAGAAGCTCTAAAGAACGCTGAATTCTCGATACAGGACCGGCTTGAATACGAAGAGCATCTCTTCGAAAACTGGGATGACGACTCCGTAATCGAGAAGGCGCCCGGATACCTCGCCCATCGATTCCGGGAAATCCGAGACTCAGACAACCCCGAAGAAGGTGTCCAAAACGAGCGAGCCAATCGAACCTACTGGTACGAGCAAATGCCATGGTCGAATCTCTATGCCCTCTTCACGAAGGACAGCTCGCTTGGAGACCTCTATCCTTCGTCTCATCGGCAATATTCAGATACGGGAAAGCCAGTAGACGAAGCCCACAACAAACATACCAATTACTTCGAGGGTGCAATCCTCGTTGATAACAACTCGGATCCAGAAAAGGTTGCAGAAGACTTCGATGTGGACCCAGACCACGTCTATCGCGAAGAGGAATTCAATTACACCCACAAGGGGGATGCCCTCGTTCGACCCGACGAGTATATCGAAGCGTTTCCAGCACCAGTTGTGATCGGTCACTACGCAAACGACTCCGAATACGTCCTATTGCCCTGGACGGGCGGTTTGACTTGCCAATGTCACTACAAGCACGAGAAGCCCTTCCGAGTAATGTGCAAACACGAGGCCATGGCGTCGATGCTTGCAGGCGAACACGGAAGCGAGTATTTGCCCCTTACTGAAGGGATCGATGTTCCCGATCGGGTACGACGTCTCTACGACCCTCTCGCCATCGATTGGACGTCCTAACAGGTTTCAAACGCGCTTTCAATCGATTCGGGTCTTCTTGGTTTTTTCTCGGGCGTGAGGAAACGGCCCATGTCCACAGAAGCACCATCCGAAAGCCAACCTTCCGAGACAGACCCCTCAGAAGAGCACACAAGCCTCTCAATCGCCGAGGAGCACCGGATCGCCCAACAGACCGGCGCAATCTTCGGACCCAGACACGAGGAACTATGACCCAAGAAGGCCTGCCTGAAACACTATACCTCGTCCCGGACTGGGAGTATCACGAAGCACACGATACCTGGCGAGCTCACGGCACCATCATCAACGGCACGCCCATCGTCATCGAAGAACTCGTTACAACTCGATACGACGGAAAAGCACCCACCTGCGAAGTGTGCAGAGAACGGCGTGAAGATGCTTACCGGCTTGCAGACGAAGATGATATCGCTGGGATACCTCTATGCCGGGACTGCCTCGAGGAACAAGGCTGGATCAAAGAGATCGTCGAAGACAAAACTGAGTTGGACAACAACGTCGATGTACCAAGCTCTCATATACCCCTTCCTGATCAAAACAGGGAGAGAAAAGAGACCTCACCTTTGCCTGCAATCGGGGAAGCCCCTGAACGACTATACATCGTCCCCGATCTGAATTCTGAGGGTTTCGACATCTGGGAGTTTCACGGGCAAACGATCCACGGGACACCCGTTGTGATCGAAGACCGGGTCCACACAGATTACGATCAGGAGGCATTATGCGAGGTGTGCGGCGAGCCTCGAGAAAACGTGTACCAATTAGCAGACGAGCACGCACCCGGCGTGACGGTCTGTCTCGACCATCTCAACGAATCTGTCTGGGTTAATACGATCCATACGACGTGGCGCACGGTCATGTTCGATGAAACACCGGTTCCTGAATATACTGAACCGGGTGCGGATCGCGCACTGTCTGAAATCTGAACAAATTTTAAAATTTGTAGAACTTGTGCGAAGTCTGGAAATTTAGTAATGTAGGACAGTTTCAAACATGGTACCAGCCAGCTCCAGCTTTAGCGAGGTCTAAACCTCGCCAACGTTCCATAAGGCCTGAACATTTTCAAAAGTCCAGACTTCCAAAGATTCGCACAACCTTTTAAAATTACACAGTATGTATACATTTTACAAAGTTTTCCACTTCCACACAGTGTATGATTTCCACACTTCTAAAAACGTGTACAACTTATACAACTTAAACAAATTCCAGAAATTGTTAAGATTTCGGGCGTTTCAGACGGTCAATAAGGCGTGAAACGTCCTCGGGTTTTACAACCTCTCCAACGTATACAATTCGTTAGAAACCATCCAACACAAACCATGGAAGAAAAAACACCACGAGCCGTGAGCGTTTCAGTCCTCAAAGGCGGCGTCGGTAAATCAACAATAGCAGGAAACCTTGCAGAAACACTCGCACACAGAGGAAACACAGTCCTGTTTATGGATCTCGATAGTAACGGACACGCCTCAGCAGGACTCGGATTTGAAGACCACTACGAAAATTACGAAACGCACCTTGGAGACGTGCTTTTTAATACGGCAAATCCAAGCGACGTGATTTTTGATACAGGATTCGGTTTCGATATCCTCCCGGCAACGGACAACCACAGCTCGATTGAGAATCAAATCAAAGAAACCGAAATGCCAAGCCTTCAATTGAAAAATAATCTTATAGATCCACTCCTGAACAATGAATACGACTACATTATCGTCGACAATTCTGGAGACAAATCAACACTCCTGAACAATACCCTCGTTGCCGCTCAAAACATCATAATGCCCCTAACACCGGGGGAGGAATCGCTTCACGGTCTCCAAAGGACCAAAGAAGACCTCCTTAAGCCATTGAGAGAGTACATCGATCTGAATATTCTCGCGATCGTTCCCAATAGGCTTTCCCGAAGAATCGACTACCACTACGGTGACCGTAAATTAGTCGAAGCAATCAATCGAGGGAGCCCATCGAAAGTGCCCAACTTCGCTCGAATACCCGCAGAAGATTGGAATAAAATGGATAACGGCGATTGGCAAGGCAAACTTCCAAAACCAGGAATTCGAGAAAATAACGAATTCACCGAAGCATACGGAAGAGAAAAGCCCCTCCGGGAGTATAATCCAAACAATCCAGAACTTGAGAACCTCGAAGAACTTGCACAAATTGTAGAACGTGGAGGTGTCAACCATGACGGATAACCCATTCGAAGACCTCGAGGAACTGGACGAGGAAACAGAAGAATCAGAAGACCAGGTTGCCGAGGATGTCCAAATTCAAGAGGAAAGAGACCAATCTGCGGAAGTCAAAGATCGGGAACAGTCATGGGAAAATACGCCAGGATTCCCCTTTGAAGAGTGCGATAACCGAACCTTCTATGCACGTAAAGACATCATGGAAACCCTCGATGACACAATATTCGACGTCGAAGTTATACTCCGGCAAGAACACAATCTAAAAGATTTCAAAACGCGAGAGTTCTATGACGCACTAATTAGAAGTGCTGACGAAAACAAAATTGCTGATTTAATCAAGCAGCAACGAAAACCTGATTAATTCCATAAATTTCGAAATACACAGTTGATCCCTTTGCAATGGTCGATGATTTACGCACTATCACTAACTGCCTTCGCAATGGCGTTTACAACCGAGTCGTTAGTCCGGTAAGTCTGATCATCGCCGGAATTTCAATTTTACTCTTTGTATCTAACATCGGTAAAGACGGCATAAACGGTTACCTAATCCTCCCCTTTCTACATGGGTCATGGATCCATCTAACTGATAACTTGTTTTTTCTTCTAGTTCTTGGGAGTTGGGTGGAATTCAGAATTGGTAGCGTGAATTTCTTGAAGCGAATCATTCCAATAGCCTACATTTCGTTGTATGCACCATTGTTTCTAAGATACGGGGAATTGGCTTGGGGGCTAAGTGGTCTTACAAAAGCATTAACAGCATATGCAATCCCTGTTCTATTTATTCGACTCAATTATCACTTTGACAATCTCGAGTTTGGATTCTATAGAATTGCAACCTTACTAATACATTTCACTTTGATGGTCTATTTATTTGCAAGCGTTACACTTACTGCCAAGAGGTTGATGGGTTTATCTCCAATACCATCTGGACTAGCACTATCAGTTCATGTGACTGGAATCTGTTTAGGGATCATATGGTTTTGTTGGCGACTCCGAAACTATGCAGCCTACGATATTTAATTGAATGAGTTAATTCGAAATATAGAACCAAGGTTGGAAACCCATACCCGATGAAAGTATTCTGTCCGAATTGGCACATAGAGGTCTTGAAAGTGCAAATTTGATCATACGATTTCCAGGTCCGGAAGGGTCGGAAGGGTCCATACCTCGATTATCAACTAGGAGCCCCTTCCTCCGAATATGCATCAGCCCGGATCGATCCCGGAACTCCCCCAACTCGAATCAGGCGTCCAGCTTCTCGAAACGCCCGATCGGGCGGTCGGCCCACTCCAAACACTCGTCCTGGACCATCTCCTCCTAGACGGTGGCACAGCCGTCTGGATCGACGCCCTCGAGTACGGCACCTCAGTTTATCTCGCCGAAGTTGCCCCCTCACAACGAATCCTCGACCGGATCAAGATCGCCCGAGGGCAAACAGCCTACCGGCATTTTAGTCTCGTTCAAAGCGCGGTCGAGCAGCTGACCGAGGATACAAACCTGATCGTCGCCCCCGCCATCGACGGGCTTTATCGAAACGACGACGTCCGAGGCCTCGAGCCAAAGGAATTGATGCTACGAAGCCTCTCTCGGCTAGCTCAATATGCGCGTGAAGCAAATACCCCGGTCTTAACGACCCGCACCCGTGCAGATGGATTCAGCGCCCCGATCGAATCGCTCGCGACCAACACTATCGAAGTCCACCAAACCGAATTCGGAGCCCGGTTCGAGAGTGACGATTTCGAGACGTTAGTGTACACAAACGGCCAGACGATGCAGACTACCCTGGCCTACTGGAAACGGATCCTCAAAGCCAGGCAACCTATCTACGGGCGTGAAGGTGTCCAACAGACCACAACCACGGTGAAATCCTAACGATGGGGCGTGCAATCCCCGCCTATCGCGATCATCTCACAACCCTCGAACAGAATTGGAGTGGCTATCGGCATAGCCTACAACCCGAGGAACGAAACCACTATGACGCGCTCTGGGCCGCTGCTCGAGCTCATGCCGAACCAAGCGGTTGCCAGAACCCCAGGAATCCCATGAACGCGGTCCTCATGTCGATCTGTCTTGAACAGGTAAAGAAAATAGGCAAATTGACGGATCGGCTCAATTTTCTCGAAGAAAATGGGCCGTGAAGCCCTATTATGCCACCACAAGGGTAACCCGCTCAAGGGGTAGTCAGAAGATAGTTCTATGATGCACTAATCAGAAGTACCAACACAGAAAACATGACAGAGCTGATCAAAGAACAACGACAATCGAGCAATCAAGAGTAGCTCCCTGCGGAAGATGAAGCCATGACCAAAGACGGCCCAGTTGACGAGACAATCGGTTTGAAGGCGCCAGACTGCCGTGGCTGCGGTCGTCGGATGGCTGTCGAGGCCTACAATTACGGAATCAATAAACAAACTAGAGAGGTATCCAAATACGTGGGGTTGGCAAAATGCGAATGCTGCCCTATCTATTGGTCACCCGAACGGGGATGGCAATACGATCCCAACGAAAATGGATGCGAGCACATTGATTTCGAATGCTTAGACGAACCCTGCCCAAATTGCGAAGCACCACAGCTATGGTCATTTGCAGGGATACGGACCTGCCCAGCCTGTAGTTGGGAAGATGCTCACGATTAACCAACAATCGGCATTCCTAAAATCGGCTAATTGGATTTATTCTGGGCGTGGCGAAGGTGTCCTTTCATGCTATCTCAATCAACATTAGGAGCTAATGAAGGGCCACCGATTATCGGCTACCACTTCGAGTCCAGACCCCTCTTTGGACCCAACAACGATCGACCAGTCGGGGATTAGGGAGAACTATACACTACGTGGCATCCAGACGAACTCCAGGAGAGCGAGGTTCGGGACGTCACCAAGCTCGTTCCAAAAAAAGGAGACCAACCAGTTGTCGCCTTCTACTTCGATCGACGAATCAACGGTGAAGTGGAAGGAAAAACCGTCGAGTTTCACCCCATAAAACTCAGAAGACGACCGGGGGTTGGCCTTCATGGCTAAACGGATGATCATAGAGAATGGAACAAAGAAGGTAAAAGAATACAATATTGGTTCCCTCGAGGATGAACCCCTGTTGTTGACAGGCTATTACCTCCCCGAATCCGATAATGGTCAATCTTGGCGATGGTTTGGTGTTCCCTCGGCAAAAGTTGAGATTTACTTCACTGACGATCTACAGGACACAGATTCAGGACGACTCATTGGAAACCCCATCAAATTTGGAGAAATATCAGCAGATGTCTTCTTTGATGGAAAGGCAACCGACCATTTTGAGTTTGGCGATCAAAATTAGCTATCGATAGATTTGATTTTCACGAAGTTCCGATGTTTATGTGCTGTATTCGCGCTTTATTTTGCACGCAGCAATCGTTGACATTCCGTTACTTCTGGAGAAGACGGCCGGGAAAGGCTCTTTGAAATTACGACGGCGGTTCCGATGGCATGTCGAACAAGCACTCGGAACAGTCCAGTTGGGCAGATCGTCATCGAAAAGACCTGACCACCAGACACACTCACGAAGATGTTTTGACCGACCGCGAATTTGAATTGCTACTGGAAGCTTGCGCTAGCCTCCCTGAACCGCAGGACCTTCAAGCTCGATTCATCTGTTTGGCGGCTGGCCGACTCGGACTTCGAGGAGGAGAGATCTCGCATTTTCAAACGAACTGGCTCAATTGGGACCGAGGCATTCTCCGGGTCCCGAAGCATGAGCCTTGCACTTGTGGCTACTGCCGTCGTCAGGCTTCTCAGGAGGCCAACCATCATGACAAATTAACAACTGAGGAGGCATTGAAAGATCGCTGGCACCCGAAAACTGTTACTTCGGCCCGAGCTGTACCATTCGATCTTTCCCTAAGAGTAGAGCTATGTATCGAACGGTTCGCCGAACGCTATGATGAATTTCCAGTATCACGCTCCACAGTTAATCGACGAGTGCAGACTGTCGCCGAAAAAGCAGACATCAGTGGCCGAGTTTACCCACATAGCCTTCGAGCGACTGCTGCCAGCTATCACGCATACCAGGGGGTTGCACCAGTCCCCTTACAAGCATTGATGGGCTGGAGTGATCTGGCGACTGCCCAAAAGTATATCCGCATTTCGGGGACTGTGACTGCTAACGCTCTCCGGCAAGTCCACGATAGTTAGCCGACTTCTTTGAGTGCTGTCAGTTACCAATTGCCGATTTGAGATAAGCCATTACCCCATTCTTCGCCCCTACCGACCTGCAGGAACGCATAACGCAGTCTTTCAAGTGAAAGTGAAAACAGAAACGGACTTCTCACTCATTCCAAAATTCGCTCTAAATACTGGCGGGAAACGCCCTCCAATGTGTATCTACCCACACTTTGCACCTCTTCAATTGCCTCTTCCAATGAATACCCTCGCGCATGCGCCAGCCAAAGCACCATAACATGGCCAGTCCGTCCCTGGCCAGCTGAACAGTGAACTACAATGGGTGTATTTTCCCGATCTGCGCGTTGAAAAAACGGAACGAGTGACTCCAAGAACGTCGCTTCGTCGATACCTCCTTGGTCTTGGATGGGTTCGTGGCAAACCCACTCTTCGCCAAAAGTCTCTTGATAGGTATCGATTAAACCTGAATACTTATTGAGTTCGGACGGGGTTAGAAGTGTGCAGACCCCTCCAATACCACGTGAAACCATAAAATCGGTCCACCCAGTGACAGCTTCTTTCCCTGGTGAATCCGCATAATAGCCTGGCCGATGGGCTCCATGCACGATAGATTCATCCCGTGCCGCCGGACCAAAATTAAATGAACCCATCTTTGGATACTTCTCACGTAGACACTTGCCGTCAATGAACGTAGTGATTCGGACTCACTCTTCTGTATGACATCGAATTTTGGTGGGAAAACCGCCAAACGATAGTTGGATTGACGAAAACTGACTGCTGAATATAGACCATCTATTCAGCAGTTCCCAGTTGGGTAGATGGTTTCTTTCTCACCGGCCCATAATTCTTGTCAGATCCAAGGCGACCAAGACCTTCACCGGCTTGCATAAAAAGGGTTCAGAGCCCTTCTACACCCCGGTTCGTTTACTTCCACGAATATCAGGCTAATCGAGGGTTGTTGTTATTGTAGACATACACCCCTGGTGTGGGGCCCAATGGCCGAGTGATAGGGTGTTCACCTTACTCAGTTTCGACGAATATTGCATAGGAGGCAGTACCCCCGGTGAAAACTATAACCCGAAAATCACCGCCTTGGTCAGCTTGGTGGGTAAATGTCGCCTCGTCGTCGACGTTCTCCTCGAAAATTTGCTCGTTATCGGGGTCGTATAACCGGACGAGCGTCCCACCGGCCCCGCTCTTTTCTTCTTCGGTGACTTCAATCCGAACCGTCTCCCCTTGTTTTACCTCCACAAAGTTATCGGCCGAATTTGAAGTTACCTCGCCCGATTCTATTGGTTCGGGGGTTGGTTCCGCGGTTGTCGGTTCCGGGGTTTTGGTTCGGTCTTGTCCCCCCTCTTGCGAAGAACACCCGGCCAGGGGGATTATTGTCACACCTATTCCCACCGTCAAAAACTGCCTCCGGTTCATAGGTTTGCTACTCTCGGCCACGCCTTAACCTTTCACACGGTCGAATAACTCCCGCACCCGGCGGTCACTCCTCGATACCGGGCCACTCGGCGTACATATACTCTGCGTACCTACCTGCAGCGCCGCGATTAGGCACTGCTTCAGATCCATTCAACCGTGCCGAAATGACTTGTCCAACTGCGTTACTGTCCCTAAAAGTACATCTCGCAAATTCGCCGTTATCGGATATGATCGCTTCTTCAGCCAAAGGATAGTCATCAACATTTGTTGCTAATGATTCCTGCCGAGAAAATTCATCTTTTGCACCTTCAGTTTTATCGTAGATATTCACCCACATGAAAACACTCAGATCTGAGGTTCTCCAAACCCGGTCATAATCTTCGTATTCTTCGTGTCTGGGCTCCAAATCCTGATCGGGCCAGTCTTCCCCCACCTCATCGGGGAGTAACGTCTCTTTTTCCCCTGGTTCGTATTTCGGCCCGCCCGAGAAGCCACTACACCCCGCCAGCGCCGATATAGCGACGGCCGCACCCGCCAGGTACTCACGTCTTTTCATTAAGCTCACATTCACATACCAGTACCAAATATCCCCTGATTGACCGTTAATACCTACAATAATGGCCATTAGTAGCCAACATTTTGGGCGAATTGAGGATTAATATGAAAATCGACATTGCAAAATGTCGTTGCTGAATATAGAGCAGGCATTCAGCAATTTCCCATCGCATATCTCGTCATTTATGCGATATGTATTTAAATAAACAGCCGTACTGACTATTTAAAAGAGGTATCAAATGACTACGCCAGAATCACCGGATGGATATACCCCGTACAAGAAATACTCTCCCCATAGGTTAGTTCTGCTCCTTATAATAGCAATTCTACTCACAGTTGCTGGTTTGGTCATCTTCTTAGAAGATGTCGTTCTCTACCCGCAGAACAATGTCAAACTGATCGTTGGTGCAGGTATAGCAATTGTGGCCACGATCTACGTCCACGAATCGCTCCACTACCTCGCCAACTCTGCTATAGGCTACGACCCAGTTTTCGTATGGCCAAATGCTGTCTACGTTCCAGAGGTGTCCCTTGACCTGTGGGAGATTACGGTTGTGCTGTTAGCTCCACAGTTCCTTTCGGTCACCTACACGGTGCTTCTAATAACAGGTGCAGTCAATGACCTAGCGATAGTCGTCGGTTGGGGATTAATCCTCAATCTCGGCGGAGCT encodes:
- a CDS encoding metalloprotease family protein; translation: MTTPESPDGYTPYKKYSPHRLVLLLIIAILLTVAGLVIFLEDVVLYPQNNVKLIVGAGIAIVATIYVHESLHYLANSAIGYDPVFVWPNAVYVPEVSLDLWEITVVLLAPQFLSVTYTVLLITGAVNDLAIVVGWGLILNLGGAASDVFWIVRRLTWPAETKVVVGDDKKNYVAFPKDSL
- a CDS encoding rhomboid family intramembrane serine protease, with the protein product MVDDLRTITNCLRNGVYNRVVSPVSLIIAGISILLFVSNIGKDGINGYLILPFLHGSWIHLTDNLFFLLVLGSWVEFRIGSVNFLKRIIPIAYISLYAPLFLRYGELAWGLSGLTKALTAYAIPVLFIRLNYHFDNLEFGFYRIATLLIHFTLMVYLFASVTLTAKRLMGLSPIPSGLALSVHVTGICLGIIWFCWRLRNYAAYDI
- a CDS encoding dual specificity protein phosphatase family protein encodes the protein MGSFNFGPAARDESIVHGAHRPGYYADSPGKEAVTGWTDFMVSRGIGGVCTLLTPSELNKYSGLIDTYQETFGEEWVCHEPIQDQGGIDEATFLESLVPFFQRADRENTPIVVHCSAGQGRTGHVMVLWLAHARGYSLEEAIEEVQSVGRYTLEGVSRQYLERILE
- a CDS encoding VWA domain-containing protein, with protein sequence MSSAATRNTFSQSAAYFRSSPDRQERLRNYVQRHTGEHVDVRLTPSVETAAVMPASEDALLEAEETDFDNQEAERLIDATDGDYLALITTQPTDLDKLGGITRQVHADRNFQMGAALHELLHILHTNSSYIRKQLSERVDEQYQDLVHELINLVEDAAIEKSVFDSDKWTKRAENRLITSRKAVATTVEDIPTPVEFGLWDAISGIIYERGIFDSGKTDILLNHDDDRIRFQNEGVRQVVESLQPRLEEWVYETRSKPDSKDRTDAIIDFWENVLKPIFDQANSQQQSSGQSDGESDEGEESRSGPSPQSPNQPSVNEQDQENGQGSDSGSETPQQDQSNADSEETEQGGENKNPVPDDLGTDDIDPDIDTSDFNPSIGRDVGEMPNVGENQPTPTNEEENDSSNEADGSQTGKDTNGSSQNEPEEAGSGDEKQGTNDSEGADNANSGEDVDDHTHSPDSDSSSDNGATDQTTLGAFDQSGGDPEDETDAGEESNQEGGEDVEDQDATPGQELDEQDTTPHEDGKEDPGSGHDSEPAVPNELNNDISEEIEDETSAEMDQVGPDADQIDQELDELERALSESAGEETLDQLRVTDNRADEIPPHLWEEIKAEAKFVGRTLRKTLEKSRNDSRRSGLTSGRLDRRQLGKVGLGDPHGFSVDLSGDDKKYDLVFVLDGSGSMRGSKMQTATEAIARLTVAAEDIGINVAVTGFRNGAAELIKPFSVDSDFARDKLLNSETGGGTPLAQALSLARNLLETESHRGHKPMIVTMTDGIPADVDAVREELQQTQAPVQSLTIATDTTANNPPDRADELTGYYDGHTYIFDPDRLDDRLDDLIAQFAGY
- a CDS encoding ParA family protein, translated to MEEKTPRAVSVSVLKGGVGKSTIAGNLAETLAHRGNTVLFMDLDSNGHASAGLGFEDHYENYETHLGDVLFNTANPSDVIFDTGFGFDILPATDNHSSIENQIKETEMPSLQLKNNLIDPLLNNEYDYIIVDNSGDKSTLLNNTLVAAQNIIMPLTPGEESLHGLQRTKEDLLKPLREYIDLNILAIVPNRLSRRIDYHYGDRKLVEAINRGSPSKVPNFARIPAEDWNKMDNGDWQGKLPKPGIRENNEFTEAYGREKPLREYNPNNPELENLEELAQIVERGGVNHDG
- a CDS encoding MarR family transcriptional regulator, translated to MVSGFQAELFEGDLSKSEEEALQLIQDNDGIHQSELWKELDTSSRTGSRIAKSLADSGIVNRKETTHNGRKTYELVIPEQDNSSSVEFNESELPPELQEASPLATSIVSLLQKRGEVPITRVDREIDRPPQAVDEAMGELIERDIVSIERKTLYGREQDIVSYLGL
- a CDS encoding site-specific integrase, whose product is MSNKHSEQSSWADRHRKDLTTRHTHEDVLTDREFELLLEACASLPEPQDLQARFICLAAGRLGLRGGEISHFQTNWLNWDRGILRVPKHEPCTCGYCRRQASQEANHHDKLTTEEALKDRWHPKTVTSARAVPFDLSLRVELCIERFAERYDEFPVSRSTVNRRVQTVAEKADISGRVYPHSLRATAASYHAYQGVAPVPLQALMGWSDLATAQKYIRISGTVTANALRQVHDS